Proteins encoded by one window of Flavobacterium sp. N502540:
- a CDS encoding RNA polymerase sigma factor, with translation MADEKEFIQQLLNPATQNTAFQKLVSDYQKPLYSHIRNIVLNHDDTDDVLQNTFVKVFQYLKNFKGESKLFSWMYRIATNEALTFLSQKAKLNGITSEALQNKAIDNLKADVYFEGDEIQIKLQKAIVTLPEKQQLVFKMKYFEELKYEEIAEILGTSVGALKASYHHAVKKIEIYVTSN, from the coding sequence TTGGCAGACGAGAAGGAATTTATTCAACAATTATTAAATCCTGCAACGCAAAATACCGCGTTTCAAAAGCTCGTATCTGATTATCAAAAACCGCTGTATTCTCATATTCGAAACATTGTACTGAATCACGACGATACAGATGATGTTTTACAGAATACTTTTGTAAAAGTCTTTCAGTATTTAAAAAATTTTAAGGGAGAAAGCAAGCTTTTTTCCTGGATGTATCGAATTGCAACCAACGAAGCTTTGACCTTTTTAAGTCAAAAAGCAAAACTGAACGGAATAACTTCTGAAGCACTACAAAATAAAGCCATCGACAATTTAAAAGCCGATGTTTATTTTGAAGGAGACGAAATTCAGATCAAACTTCAAAAAGCGATTGTAACCTTACCGGAAAAACAGCAATTGGTTTTTAAAATGAAATATTTTGAAGAATTAAAATACGAAGAAATCGCTGAAATTCTGGGAACCTCAGTCGGGGCTTTGAAAGCATCCTATCATCACGCAGTAAAAAAAATTGAAATATATGTTACCTCAAATTAA
- a CDS encoding VPS10 domain-containing protein: MRKVIFFFGALILLMSFKTLNNNGKGIFNTGFTSIQIDTLFQDKISIRAISIDKNKIWYGADNSRFGFYDLDKKEKFEDHIYRDTLNLEFRSIAQNSNNIFLLSVGNPALLYQVSKKTQKVKLVYKEVNSKVFYDSMQFWNDKEGIAIGDPTEDTFSIIVTRDGGETWTKILSDKLPTNAEGEAAFAASNSNIVIKGNDTWLVSGGKKARVFYSPDKGRTWKAVETPIVQGKTMTGIFTADFYDSKHGFIAGGDYEFPEQKKDNKAFTTDGGKTWQLIGQGMGFGYASCVQYVPGGNGKEIICVGSEGIQYSQNGGENWTQLSTDTKLFTIRFLNRNTAIAAGHNKVIRIRFK; the protein is encoded by the coding sequence ATGAGAAAAGTAATATTCTTTTTTGGTGCTTTAATTTTGTTAATGTCTTTTAAAACCTTGAATAATAATGGTAAAGGGATTTTTAACACGGGTTTTACATCAATTCAGATAGATACTTTATTTCAGGATAAAATTAGTATCAGAGCCATCTCAATCGATAAAAATAAAATTTGGTATGGAGCTGATAACTCCCGTTTTGGGTTTTATGATTTGGATAAAAAAGAAAAGTTTGAAGATCATATTTATCGTGATACATTGAATTTAGAATTTAGAAGTATTGCTCAGAATTCAAACAATATTTTTTTGTTGAGTGTGGGAAATCCTGCATTGCTTTATCAGGTGTCTAAAAAAACTCAGAAAGTAAAATTAGTTTACAAAGAAGTAAATTCGAAGGTGTTTTACGATAGTATGCAGTTTTGGAATGATAAAGAAGGAATTGCGATTGGTGATCCTACAGAAGATACTTTTTCTATTATCGTGACACGTGACGGCGGTGAAACCTGGACCAAAATTTTGTCGGATAAATTACCAACCAATGCAGAGGGTGAGGCAGCTTTTGCAGCCAGTAATTCGAATATAGTAATAAAAGGAAATGATACCTGGCTGGTTTCAGGAGGAAAAAAGGCGCGTGTTTTTTATTCACCGGACAAAGGAAGAACCTGGAAGGCAGTTGAAACACCAATTGTGCAGGGAAAAACAATGACTGGTATTTTTACAGCCGATTTTTACGATTCAAAACACGGATTTATCGCTGGTGGTGATTACGAATTTCCGGAACAAAAAAAGGATAATAAAGCCTTTACTACTGACGGAGGAAAAACCTGGCAGCTAATTGGTCAGGGGATGGGATTTGGATATGCTTCATGTGTGCAATACGTTCCGGGAGGAAATGGTAAAGAAATTATTTGTGTAGGTTCTGAAGGAATCCAGTATTCGCAAAATGGAGGAGAGAACTGGACGCAATTATCAACGGATACAAAATTGTTTACCATTCGTTTTTTGAATAGAAATACTGCAATTGCAGCAGGCCATAATAAAGTAATCAGAATTAGGTTTAAATAA
- a CDS encoding KUP/HAK/KT family potassium transporter: MSASHKNLHSKLSIGGLLITLGIIYGDIGTSPLYVMKAILGDYAINSDIVLGGISCVFWTLTLQTTIKYVLITLSADNHGEGGIFALYALVKKTKIQWLIVPAIIGGSALLADGIITPPISISSAVEGIRAFYPTMQTETIVYIVIAILFILFTIQQFGTKLVGKFFAPMMLIWFAMLGTLGTIQILKFPEVIKAVNPYYAYHLLSIHPDGFFVLGFVFLCTTGAEALYSDMGHCGRKNIRISWVFVKTTLVLNYFGQAAYLIHHEGSTLQQLGGENGNPFYLIMPHWFLPFGIVVATLAAVIASQALISGSFTLINEAMRLNFWPKVKIKYPTEVKGQLYIPSINWLLFFGCVGIVLHFEKSGNMEHAYGLAIILCMIMTTILLNYYLIMKRVKLYLMVPLITIYLLIEFSFLIANITKFAEGGYVTLIIAIALISIMTIWYLAKKINKSYTKIIKIDDYKKVLMELSEDLSIPKYATHLVYMTNANRVDELEEKVIYSILQKRPKRADIYWFVHVNILTEPYKTQYKVTEIAKDDIYRIDFNLGFREPTKINLMFREVIRDMVKRGEVDITSRYESLNKNNIIGDFKFVLSEKFLSNDNDLRWHENIIMSSYFFIKKLSLSEERAFGLDSSSVKIEKFPMVLHAPENIGLTRITK, translated from the coding sequence ATGAGCGCATCGCATAAAAACTTACATAGTAAGTTGTCTATAGGGGGTTTACTGATAACATTGGGAATTATTTATGGAGATATTGGTACTTCTCCATTGTATGTAATGAAAGCCATTCTTGGTGATTACGCCATTAATTCTGATATCGTTCTTGGTGGAATTTCATGCGTTTTCTGGACTTTGACGCTTCAGACTACAATAAAATATGTACTGATCACGTTAAGTGCCGACAATCATGGTGAGGGTGGAATTTTTGCCTTATATGCCCTGGTCAAAAAAACCAAAATTCAATGGCTTATTGTCCCCGCGATTATTGGAGGAAGTGCCTTATTAGCTGACGGAATTATTACCCCTCCAATTTCTATTTCTTCCGCTGTAGAGGGAATCCGGGCGTTTTATCCGACTATGCAAACGGAAACTATTGTTTATATTGTTATTGCAATTTTATTCATTCTTTTCACCATACAACAATTTGGAACCAAACTAGTTGGAAAGTTTTTTGCTCCAATGATGCTGATTTGGTTTGCTATGTTGGGAACTCTGGGAACAATTCAAATTCTAAAATTTCCTGAAGTAATTAAAGCGGTAAATCCGTATTATGCTTATCATTTATTATCCATTCATCCTGACGGTTTCTTCGTACTTGGTTTCGTCTTTTTATGTACAACTGGTGCCGAAGCTTTGTACTCTGACATGGGACATTGCGGAAGAAAAAACATCAGAATTAGCTGGGTATTCGTAAAAACTACTTTGGTTTTAAACTATTTCGGACAGGCTGCTTACTTAATCCATCATGAAGGAAGTACACTGCAACAACTAGGTGGAGAAAATGGAAATCCTTTTTATTTGATTATGCCACACTGGTTCCTTCCGTTCGGAATTGTGGTAGCTACTTTGGCAGCGGTAATCGCTTCTCAGGCACTTATCAGCGGATCATTTACTTTGATCAACGAGGCTATGCGATTGAATTTCTGGCCAAAAGTTAAAATTAAATACCCTACTGAAGTAAAAGGGCAATTGTATATTCCATCGATCAACTGGTTATTGTTTTTTGGTTGTGTTGGAATTGTTTTACACTTTGAGAAATCAGGAAATATGGAGCACGCCTATGGTCTTGCCATTATTCTGTGTATGATCATGACGACCATTTTACTGAATTACTATCTCATCATGAAACGTGTAAAATTGTACCTGATGGTGCCGTTAATCACTATCTATTTACTGATTGAGTTTAGTTTCCTGATTGCTAACATTACTAAATTTGCCGAAGGCGGTTACGTAACTTTAATTATTGCTATTGCTTTAATCTCTATCATGACGATATGGTACCTGGCTAAAAAAATCAACAAAAGCTACACCAAAATCATCAAAATTGATGACTATAAAAAGGTACTGATGGAGCTAAGCGAAGACTTATCTATCCCAAAATACGCTACTCACCTGGTTTATATGACTAATGCTAATCGCGTTGATGAATTAGAGGAAAAAGTAATCTATTCTATTTTACAAAAGCGTCCAAAAAGAGCTGATATATACTGGTTTGTGCACGTAAACATTTTGACGGAACCTTACAAAACACAATACAAAGTTACCGAAATAGCTAAGGACGATATTTACAGAATCGATTTTAATTTAGGATTCAGAGAGCCTACAAAAATCAATTTAATGTTTAGAGAAGTAATTCGTGATATGGTAAAACGTGGCGAAGTAGACATCACCAGCCGTTACGAGTCTTTGAACAAAAACAATATTATCGGAGACTTTAAATTTGTTTTATCAGAGAAATTCTTATCGAACGACAATGATCTAAGATGGCATGAAAACATTATCATGAGTTCTTATTTCTTCATTAAAAAACTGAGTTTATCTGAAGAAAGAGCTTTTGGTTTAGACAGTAGTTCCGTAAAAATTGAAAAATTCCCAATGGTGCTTCACGCTCCTGAAAATATTGGACTGACACGTATTACGAAATAA
- a CDS encoding RsmB/NOP family class I SAM-dependent RNA methyltransferase, producing the protein MRLHRNLVYTTIDSLNAIFNEGEYADKVVARALKKDKRWGSSDRKFVAETIYEIVRWKRLYAEIAEVKEPYDRDNLWRMFAVWAVLRGYPIPDWRQLEGTPERKIKGRFDELSKVRALKESIPDWMDELGVKELGEKVWAKEIAAQNQPAKVILRTNTLKGTKENLRNTLMDLNIETEYLKDQPEALVLKERANVFLTDAFKQGLFEVQDANSQLVAGFLDVKPGMRVVDTCAGAGGKTLHIASLMENKGQLIAMDLYESKLKQLKLRAKRNGAFNIEYRIIDTTKVIKKLHEKADRVLIDAPCSGLGVLKRNPDSKWKLQPEFIDNIRKVQAEVLESYSKIVKPGGKLVYATCSVLPSENQEQVEKFLKTEIGKQFTFIKDRKILASESGFDGFYMALLERKATS; encoded by the coding sequence ATGAGATTACACAGAAATTTAGTTTATACTACCATCGATTCTTTAAATGCTATTTTCAATGAAGGAGAATATGCAGACAAAGTGGTAGCCAGAGCCTTAAAAAAAGACAAACGTTGGGGAAGTTCCGACAGGAAGTTTGTTGCTGAAACGATATACGAAATTGTTCGCTGGAAGCGACTATATGCAGAAATTGCAGAAGTAAAAGAGCCATACGACAGAGATAACTTATGGAGAATGTTTGCGGTTTGGGCAGTTTTGAGAGGATATCCTATTCCGGATTGGAGACAATTGGAAGGAACTCCTGAGAGAAAAATAAAAGGCCGTTTTGATGAGCTTTCTAAAGTTAGAGCTTTAAAAGAATCTATTCCGGACTGGATGGATGAATTAGGAGTAAAAGAATTAGGAGAGAAAGTTTGGGCTAAAGAAATTGCTGCTCAAAATCAGCCGGCTAAAGTTATCTTAAGAACCAATACGCTTAAAGGTACCAAGGAAAACTTGAGAAACACGTTGATGGATTTAAATATCGAAACGGAATATTTAAAAGATCAGCCTGAAGCTTTAGTTTTGAAAGAAAGAGCCAACGTATTCTTAACGGACGCTTTTAAACAAGGACTTTTTGAAGTTCAGGATGCCAACTCACAATTAGTAGCTGGTTTTCTGGATGTAAAACCTGGAATGCGCGTGGTAGATACCTGTGCAGGAGCGGGAGGAAAAACATTGCACATTGCTTCTTTAATGGAAAACAAAGGGCAGTTAATTGCAATGGATTTGTACGAAAGCAAACTGAAACAATTGAAATTAAGAGCCAAAAGAAATGGTGCTTTTAATATCGAGTATCGCATAATTGACACTACAAAAGTGATCAAAAAATTACATGAAAAAGCTGACCGTGTTTTAATTGATGCGCCTTGTAGTGGTTTGGGAGTTTTAAAAAGAAATCCTGACTCTAAATGGAAACTGCAACCTGAATTTATTGATAACATTCGAAAAGTACAGGCTGAAGTTCTGGAAAGCTATTCGAAAATTGTAAAACCGGGTGGAAAATTGGTTTATGCCACTTGCTCCGTTTTGCCATCGGAAAATCAGGAACAGGTAGAGAAATTCTTAAAGACCGAAATCGGAAAGCAATTTACATTTATTAAAGATCGTAAAATACTAGCCTCAGAATCTGGATTTGACGGATTCTATATGGCTTTATTGGAACGAAAAGCAACTAGCTAA
- a CDS encoding bacteriocin, with product MKFILNLTNVEQLSKNELKQIKGGDFIYYLNGYQLRCAKQLTQPPTCGNIPSFCLISPDMCPIDLS from the coding sequence ATGAAATTTATCTTGAATCTAACAAATGTTGAGCAGTTAAGTAAAAACGAATTAAAGCAAATTAAAGGCGGTGATTTTATTTATTATTTAAATGGCTATCAATTGCGATGTGCCAAGCAGTTAACGCAACCTCCAACATGTGGCAATATTCCATCATTTTGTTTGATTTCACCAGATATGTGTCCAATTGACCTGTCTTAA
- a CDS encoding AMP-binding protein produces MSKLTHKNVHNYFKLNGYHLNGKDLCRIGYSYIKEGDVYEKAIGEFLLDWFDKKEFIEMTTSGTTGLPKLVRLEKQAMIQSALATGDFFGLKPGDKALLCLPVQFIAGKMMLVRSLILGLDIDVVSPSTAPLALNKTKYDFVAMVPLQVQNSVEELRNVKKLIIGGAKIDSALEEQLLPLKTQIYETYGMTETITHIAAKRVGEKAFSILPNVKIDKDDRDCLVIHLASVSKEPIVTNDLVELVNENQFVFLGRIDNVVNSGGVKLIPEQIESKLIGKINSRFFVTGVPDTTLGEKLILVIEGEKQEFAPDFFDVLGKYEKPKEIVFVPKFKENENGKLLRKPSLV; encoded by the coding sequence ATGTCAAAATTAACACATAAAAATGTCCATAATTACTTTAAGTTAAATGGTTATCATTTAAATGGGAAAGATTTATGCCGCATAGGTTACAGTTACATCAAAGAAGGAGATGTATATGAAAAAGCCATTGGTGAGTTTTTGCTGGATTGGTTCGATAAGAAAGAATTTATTGAAATGACAACTTCCGGTACGACCGGACTTCCAAAATTAGTACGTCTCGAAAAACAAGCGATGATTCAGTCCGCTTTAGCTACAGGTGACTTTTTCGGATTAAAACCCGGTGATAAAGCCTTGCTTTGTTTGCCTGTGCAATTTATAGCCGGAAAAATGATGTTGGTTCGAAGCCTGATTTTGGGATTGGATATTGATGTTGTTTCGCCAAGCACGGCACCGTTGGCTTTAAATAAAACTAAATATGATTTTGTTGCCATGGTTCCTTTGCAGGTTCAAAATTCTGTTGAAGAATTGAGAAATGTGAAGAAACTTATTATTGGCGGTGCTAAGATCGATAGTGCGCTTGAAGAGCAATTGCTTCCGCTAAAGACTCAGATTTATGAGACCTACGGGATGACAGAAACTATTACACATATCGCTGCTAAAAGAGTAGGGGAAAAGGCATTCTCGATTCTTCCGAATGTGAAAATCGACAAGGATGATCGTGACTGTTTGGTAATTCATCTGGCTTCGGTTTCTAAGGAGCCTATTGTTACAAATGATCTGGTGGAGCTGGTTAATGAAAATCAGTTTGTATTTTTAGGAAGAATTGACAATGTAGTGAATAGTGGAGGAGTAAAGTTAATTCCGGAACAAATCGAAAGTAAACTGATAGGGAAGATAAACAGCAGGTTTTTTGTAACCGGAGTCCCGGATACTACTTTAGGAGAAAAATTAATTTTGGTAATAGAAGGAGAAAAACAAGAGTTTGCTCCTGATTTTTTTGATGTATTGGGCAAATACGAGAAACCAAAGGAAATTGTTTTTGTTCCGAAATTCAAAGAAAATGAGAATGGGAAGCTGTTGCGTAAGCCTAGTTTAGTGTAA
- a CDS encoding CPBP family intramembrane glutamic endopeptidase, protein MFLEQGIKPHNKFWLYLLGSVLIIIASFIGQIPFSLAVFYKSWISGKGFPSNDAAVMKMFEPNLTLFLVMISFAFAFVGIYYVVKYMHRQTLLSVTTSRAEVDWKRVGFSFLLWSLFSVLSFVVLYFSSPESFVWNFKWGPFLILVVIGTVLIPIQTSTEEYVFRGYLMQGFANLARNRWFPLLMTSVIFGSMHVFNPEVVKMGYIVMVYYIGTGLFLGVITLMDEGMELALGFHAANNLVGALLVTSDWSVFQTHSLFIDISEPSAGVDVLLPVVVVYPVLLFIFSKKYNWSNWKEKLTGKINVVESLN, encoded by the coding sequence ATGTTTTTAGAACAAGGAATTAAACCTCATAATAAGTTCTGGTTGTATCTTTTAGGATCCGTTTTAATTATTATAGCATCTTTTATCGGTCAGATTCCTTTTTCTCTTGCAGTGTTTTATAAGAGTTGGATTTCCGGCAAAGGGTTTCCTTCTAATGATGCAGCAGTTATGAAAATGTTTGAACCCAATTTGACCTTGTTTCTGGTGATGATTTCCTTTGCTTTTGCCTTTGTAGGGATCTATTATGTGGTAAAATATATGCACCGTCAGACTCTTTTATCCGTCACTACTTCAAGAGCGGAAGTAGATTGGAAACGAGTTGGTTTTTCTTTTTTATTATGGTCTTTGTTCTCTGTTTTGAGTTTTGTGGTATTGTATTTTAGTTCTCCCGAGAGTTTCGTTTGGAATTTTAAATGGGGACCTTTTTTAATTTTAGTGGTAATCGGAACGGTGTTAATACCCATACAAACCTCTACCGAAGAATATGTCTTTAGGGGGTATCTCATGCAAGGATTTGCCAATTTAGCGCGAAACAGGTGGTTTCCTTTACTGATGACTTCGGTTATATTTGGTTCGATGCACGTCTTTAATCCTGAAGTCGTAAAGATGGGGTATATCGTGATGGTGTATTATATCGGAACCGGTTTGTTTTTAGGAGTGATTACCTTAATGGATGAGGGAATGGAACTGGCATTGGGTTTTCATGCTGCTAATAATTTAGTCGGAGCTTTGTTGGTGACTTCTGATTGGTCAGTTTTTCAAACGCATTCACTTTTTATTGATATATCAGAGCCTTCGGCCGGTGTAGATGTGCTATTACCGGTGGTTGTAGTTTATCCTGTGCTGCTTTTTATTTTTAGTAAGAAGTACAATTGGAGTAACTGGAAAGAAAAATTAACGGGAAAAATAAATGTTGTAGAATCTTTAAATTAA
- the arsC gene encoding arsenate reductase (glutaredoxin) (This arsenate reductase requires both glutathione and glutaredoxin to convert arsenate to arsenite, after which the efflux transporter formed by ArsA and ArsB can extrude the arsenite from the cell, providing resistance.): MIQIYHNPRCGKSRNCLAFIENTKQEYQIIPYLTETPNFNDLKKLLEKLNLKPLQLVRIKEKIWIENYKGKELTDDQIIEAMAENPILIERPIVVKDGKAIIGRDPDLVASFLDQL, encoded by the coding sequence ATGATACAAATTTATCACAACCCACGTTGCGGAAAATCAAGAAATTGCCTGGCATTTATTGAAAACACAAAACAGGAATATCAAATTATCCCTTATCTGACCGAAACGCCGAACTTTAATGACTTAAAAAAACTACTTGAGAAATTAAACCTTAAGCCGCTGCAATTGGTTAGAATTAAGGAAAAAATCTGGATTGAAAATTACAAAGGAAAAGAACTGACCGATGACCAGATCATTGAAGCTATGGCCGAAAATCCTATTTTGATCGAGCGCCCGATTGTTGTAAAAGATGGCAAGGCAATCATTGGCAGAGACCCGGATTTAGTAGCTTCTTTTTTAGATCAATTATAA
- a CDS encoding outer membrane beta-barrel family protein, giving the protein MKKIKFAVLLVCLLTSLYNYAQQAPPARNKVKVTGKVLEKVSKQPLEYATISITAPNDTKVIAGGITNPKGEFDVAIAPGTYDIKVEFISFKPTFIKGKTISGDTALGVVNLSEDAAQLSEVVVRAEKSSVEIKLDKKVYNVGQDMMVKGGTVSDVLDNVPSVSVDSEGNVSLRGSDNIRILIDGRPSNAINVAEALRQLPADAIDKVEVITNPSARYDAEGGSGIINIILKKGKNQGFNGTFIASTGLPETYGLSANLNYKTEKLNYFTTAGYNYRTNEGMGLTNTSYYNADGSPKGYLDEDRDTKRIRNGFNARAGMEWTVAPNTFWTNAINYQKNSGEDKDYINYNNFDAAHAFTGTTNRFNNADTGSENVEFTSNLIKNFNDKGHKLTADLSVSRNTDDSDGLITALPTSNTTLNDQVQKQILLQADYVLPLGKGSQFEAGYKGSFGDLNNEYNVTNLINGNYVIDPKKSNTLEYKENINALYAQYGLKVNKFSYLFGLRWEDTNIQVNLLDNSVFNTKKYNNLFPSAFVSYEISDQSNFTASYSKRLSRPRGRFMNPALNYASNINIFQGNPDLDPSLTDKFDVGYIKRWEKVTFSSSAYFENTKDVFSFVRTPNGDKVDGIPVILSRPINLGKEQKYGFEFTFNYSPYKWWKINSNFNLYNVKTTGENTYVDTEGKTIVQNLNNQANTWFARVSSKVTLPYKIDWQLSGTFNGAQKTAQGKILDQFGMNTAFSKDVLKDKATIAFNISDIFNSRIMRSYTYLQNDTTLESQTSYGEMQFRKRQFNLSFTYRFNKPKSDREKPGAPKNDGDGGGEFPG; this is encoded by the coding sequence ATGAAGAAAATCAAATTTGCTGTATTACTTGTATGCCTGCTTACAAGTTTGTACAACTATGCACAACAGGCACCTCCTGCCAGAAACAAGGTAAAGGTTACCGGTAAAGTTCTCGAAAAAGTAAGCAAGCAACCTCTTGAGTATGCTACCATTTCGATCACCGCTCCAAATGACACCAAAGTTATAGCTGGTGGAATCACCAATCCAAAAGGAGAGTTTGATGTGGCTATTGCCCCGGGTACTTACGATATAAAAGTTGAATTTATTTCGTTTAAACCTACTTTTATCAAAGGAAAAACAATTTCAGGAGACACTGCTTTAGGTGTTGTAAATTTATCCGAAGACGCTGCGCAATTAAGTGAAGTTGTCGTTCGTGCCGAAAAATCAAGTGTCGAAATAAAACTGGACAAAAAGGTTTACAATGTTGGACAGGATATGATGGTTAAAGGTGGAACAGTAAGTGATGTTTTAGACAATGTTCCTTCTGTTTCTGTTGATTCTGAAGGAAACGTAAGCTTACGAGGCAGTGACAATATCCGAATTTTAATTGACGGACGTCCTTCAAATGCGATCAATGTGGCTGAAGCTTTACGTCAGCTTCCTGCAGATGCTATTGACAAAGTAGAAGTAATTACTAACCCATCAGCACGTTATGATGCAGAGGGAGGGTCAGGAATCATCAATATCATTCTTAAAAAAGGAAAAAATCAGGGGTTCAACGGAACTTTTATTGCTTCTACAGGACTTCCTGAAACTTATGGTTTGAGTGCCAACTTAAATTATAAAACCGAAAAACTAAACTATTTTACTACTGCGGGCTACAACTACAGAACCAATGAAGGTATGGGTTTAACCAATACTTCTTATTATAATGCTGATGGATCCCCAAAAGGTTATTTAGATGAAGATCGTGATACCAAAAGAATCCGAAACGGTTTTAATGCAAGAGCAGGTATGGAATGGACAGTTGCTCCTAATACTTTCTGGACAAATGCCATTAATTATCAAAAAAACTCGGGTGAGGATAAAGATTATATTAACTACAATAATTTTGACGCCGCTCACGCTTTTACAGGAACAACTAATCGTTTTAATAATGCCGATACCGGAAGCGAAAACGTAGAATTCACTTCGAACTTAATCAAAAATTTCAACGATAAAGGACACAAACTTACTGCCGATTTATCGGTTTCCAGAAATACAGACGATAGTGATGGTCTTATTACTGCACTACCTACTTCTAATACGACTCTAAACGATCAGGTACAAAAACAAATATTACTTCAGGCAGATTATGTTCTTCCATTAGGAAAAGGAAGCCAGTTTGAGGCGGGATACAAAGGTAGTTTTGGAGATTTAAACAACGAGTACAACGTTACAAATCTTATAAATGGAAACTATGTTATCGATCCAAAAAAATCAAATACTTTAGAATACAAAGAGAACATCAATGCACTTTATGCACAGTATGGACTAAAAGTCAATAAATTCTCTTATTTATTTGGTTTACGTTGGGAAGACACTAATATTCAAGTAAACTTATTAGACAATAGTGTTTTTAACACCAAAAAATACAACAACTTATTCCCAAGTGCTTTTGTTAGTTATGAAATTTCAGATCAGAGTAACTTCACTGCCAGCTACAGCAAACGTTTATCAAGACCGAGAGGACGTTTCATGAATCCGGCTCTTAATTATGCCAGTAACATCAATATTTTTCAAGGTAATCCTGACTTAGATCCATCACTAACGGATAAATTTGATGTAGGATATATTAAAAGATGGGAAAAAGTAACCTTCAGTTCTTCTGCTTATTTCGAAAATACAAAAGATGTTTTCAGCTTTGTCAGAACTCCAAATGGGGATAAAGTAGACGGAATTCCTGTTATTCTAAGCCGTCCTATTAACTTAGGAAAAGAACAAAAATATGGTTTCGAATTTACCTTCAATTACAGTCCGTATAAATGGTGGAAAATAAACAGTAACTTCAATCTTTACAATGTAAAAACAACCGGAGAAAACACTTATGTAGATACGGAAGGCAAAACCATTGTGCAAAACCTTAACAATCAGGCCAACACCTGGTTCGCGAGAGTCAGCTCAAAAGTTACGTTACCATACAAAATTGACTGGCAGTTAAGCGGTACCTTCAATGGTGCACAAAAAACAGCACAGGGTAAAATTTTAGACCAATTTGGAATGAATACCGCTTTCAGTAAAGATGTATTGAAAGACAAAGCAACAATTGCGTTTAATATCAGTGACATTTTTAACTCAAGAATCATGAGATCGTATACTTACCTTCAAAATGATACCACTCTTGAAAGTCAAACATCTTACGGCGAAATGCAATTCCGTAAACGTCAATTCAATCTATCATTTACGTATCGATTCAACAAACCGAAAAGCGACAGAGAAAAACCGGGCGCACCTAAAAATGACGGTGATGGCGGTGGAGAATTCCCTGGATAA